A part of Acropora palmata chromosome 6, jaAcrPala1.3, whole genome shotgun sequence genomic DNA contains:
- the LOC141884902 gene encoding solute carrier organic anion transporter family member 4A1-like isoform X1, giving the protein MGDDKTDTKEAVNEETPLHTEVKEPDEDLRYGWGNFRPTLLQVLNNPKFFTITVSFFSFIQGMSVNGFTNIFLLTLERRFHLTSTEVGFIAASNDIAGIVLTSLVSFYGTYGNKIKWLGYGSVVTGLGCLLFVLPQVLVGRYEPILGSNGFANGEICRMGGNATSGFCFGQYGGEWYYIFIFFLGQLLMGAGTTPLYTLGPAYIDENVHPKSSPVYLAVFFSLTLLGPGLGFISGGSLLNIYIDITRPEGSNLAPNDPQWIGAWWLGYVAGGSILVIISGLLLGFPRELPGAKRIREEAQKEGVLPKKDEKIKGSVKDILPATLQLLKKPVFIFNTLAVSSGSLFGAGIASFLAKILQLKFGISPFITGVVIGTILVPGTVGGVLVGGFLVRRFDLKRSLKMAARFCVIASFFTLAGSGAWFVPGCGVPDLVGVTVPHKGSSALQGSKVTLSCNVNCSCSQASINPVCGEDNLSYLSPCHAGCRNFTSEQTFANCGCISSQGNSSTRSAVKGYCTKRSGCKTYLAFILLLVVVLFSVFITAIANKTVVLRCVAYNQRAYALGVQFIIQRSIGFLPGPLMFGAIFDSTCMLWGQSCGRRGNCLFNDMEVLTDRLGYTAIGFTGIAFLFYFLSFWFCKETIQEEERSKHKQSFKDEEEGLKENDAEEKHVESVM; this is encoded by the exons ATGGGTGACGATAAAACCGACACAAAGGAAGCTGTCAATGAAGAAACACCTTTACATACCGAAGTCAAAGAACCGGACGAAGATCTCCGATATGGATGGGGAAACTTCAGGCCAACGCTTTTACAAGTTCTCAACAATCCCAAATTTTTCACCATCACGGTctcctttttctctttcattcaAG GGATGAGTGTCAATGGATTTACTAATATTTTCTTGCTGACTTTGGAGAGGAGATTTCATCTCACCAGCACAGAGGTCGGATTTATTGCTGCGTCTAATGATATTGCTGGGATAGTGCTTACAAGTCTGGTCAGCTTCTATGGTACTTAcggaaataaaatcaaatggCTTGGATATGGTTCCGTAGTAACAG GTCTGGGATGCCTGTTGTTTGTGCTCCCGCAAGTCCTAGTGGGACGCTACGAGCCCATACTGGGCTCAAACGGATTCGCAAACGGTGAGATTTGTCGCATGGGCGGAAATGCCACTTCGGGATTCTGTTTTGGTCAATATGGTGGTGAATGGTACTAcatcttcatcttcttcttgGGGCAGCTGCTGATGGGAGCTGGAACAACGCCGCTGTACACTCTAGGGCCCGCATACATTGACGAAAATGTACACCCAAAGTCGTCACCAGTGTATCTGGCCGTTTTCTTCTCCTTGACCTTGCTGGGACCTGGGCTTGGGTTCATTAGCGGTGGCTCTTTGTTGAATATCTACATTGATATCACACGA CCTGAAGGATCCAATCTCGCTCCGAATGACCCGCAGTGGATCGGAGCATGGTGGCTAGGTTACGTAGCAGGCGGCAGTATTCTTGTCATTATCTCTGGACTTCTGTTGGGGTTTCCAAGGGAGCTACCTGGGGCAAAGCGCATACGCGAAGAGGCCCAGAAAGAGGGAGTACTACCCAAGAAAGACGAAAAGATTAAAGGCAGTGTAAAGGATATTCTTCCTGCTActcttcagttgttgaaaaaaccggtgtttattttcaacactCTGGCAGTTAGTTCTGGTTCTTTATTTGGTGCTGGAATAGCTTCTTTCCTGGCAAAAATCCTTCAGCTTAAATTTGGAATCAGCCCATTTATCACTGGAGTTGTAATAGGAACGATCCTTGTGCCAGGAACTGTAG GTGGTGTGCTCGTTGGGGGATTTCTCGTGCGCAGATTTGACTTAAAGAGATCGCTTAAAATGGCTGCTAGGTTCTGTGTCATTGCTTCGTTTTTCACTCTAGCTGGCTCAGGTGCTTGGTTCGTCCCCGGATGTGGAGTTCCCGATTTAGTGGGAGTGACAGTTCCTCACAAGGGCAG TTCGGCTCTTCAGGGCAGCAAAGTGACTCTTTCGTGCAATGTCAACTGTAGCTGTTCACAAGCCAGTATAAACCCGGTATGCGGGGAAGATAACCTTTCTTATCTATCACCCTGCCATGCTGGATGCAGGAACTTCACAAGTGAACAA ACGTTTGCGAATTGCGGTTGCATTTCTTCACAAGGCAACTCAAGCACACGCTCGGCCGTGAAAGGGTACTGTACAAAGAGGTCTGGATGCAAGACCTACCTCGCGTTCATTCTTCTCCTGGTTGTGGTTCTGTTTTCTGTGTTCATTACAGCTATAGCTAACAAGACAGTGGTTTTAAG GTGTGTTGCGTACAACCAAAGAGCATACGCCCTGGGGGTCCAGTTCATAATACAGCGTTCGATTGGCTTTTTGCCTGGTCCTTTAATGTTTGGTGCCATATTTGATAGCACGTGCATGCTGTGGGGGCAGAGCTGCGGAAGAAGGGGCAACTGTCTCTTCAATGACATGGAAGTGTTAACAGACAGGCTTGGTTACACGGCTATTGGTTTCACAG GAATAGCATTTCTTTTCTATTTCCTGTCGTTCTGGTTCTGTAAAGAGACCATCCAGGAGGAAGAAAGAAGTAAACACAAACAAAGCTTCAAGGATGAAGAAGAGGGACTGAAAGAGAATGATGCGGAAGAAAAGCATGTTGAATCTGTTATGTAA
- the LOC141884902 gene encoding solute carrier organic anion transporter family member 4A1-like isoform X2, with product MGDDKTDTKEAVNEETPLHTEVKEPDEDLRYGWGNFRPTLLQVLNNPKFFTITVSFFSFIQGMSVNGFTNIFLLTLERRFHLTSTEVGFIAASNDIAGIVLTSLVSFYGTYGNKIKWLGYGSVVTGLGCLLFVLPQVLVGRYEPILGSNGFANGEICRMGGNATSGFCFGQYGGEWYYIFIFFLGQLLMGAGTTPLYTLGPAYIDENVHPKSSPVYLAVFFSLTLLGPGLGFISGGSLLNIYIDITRPEGSNLAPNDPQWIGAWWLGYVAGGSILVIISGLLLGFPRELPGAKRIREEAQKEGVLPKKDEKIKGSVKDILPATLQLLKKPVFIFNTLAVSSGSLFGAGIASFLAKILQLKFGISPFITGVVIGTILVPGTVGGVLVGGFLVRRFDLKRSLKMAARFCVIASFFTLAGSGAWFVPGCGVPDLVGVTVPHKGSSALQGSKVTLSCNVNCSCSQASINPVCGEDNLSYLSPCHAGCRNFTSEQTFANCGCISSQGNSSTRSAVKGYCTKRSGCKTYLAFILLLVVVLFSVFITAIANKTVVLRCVAYNQRAYALGVQFIIQRSIGFLPGPLMFGAIFDSTCMLWGQSCGRRGNCLFNDMEVLTDRLGYTAIGFTETIQEEERSKHKQSFKDEEEGLKENDAEEKHVESVM from the exons ATGGGTGACGATAAAACCGACACAAAGGAAGCTGTCAATGAAGAAACACCTTTACATACCGAAGTCAAAGAACCGGACGAAGATCTCCGATATGGATGGGGAAACTTCAGGCCAACGCTTTTACAAGTTCTCAACAATCCCAAATTTTTCACCATCACGGTctcctttttctctttcattcaAG GGATGAGTGTCAATGGATTTACTAATATTTTCTTGCTGACTTTGGAGAGGAGATTTCATCTCACCAGCACAGAGGTCGGATTTATTGCTGCGTCTAATGATATTGCTGGGATAGTGCTTACAAGTCTGGTCAGCTTCTATGGTACTTAcggaaataaaatcaaatggCTTGGATATGGTTCCGTAGTAACAG GTCTGGGATGCCTGTTGTTTGTGCTCCCGCAAGTCCTAGTGGGACGCTACGAGCCCATACTGGGCTCAAACGGATTCGCAAACGGTGAGATTTGTCGCATGGGCGGAAATGCCACTTCGGGATTCTGTTTTGGTCAATATGGTGGTGAATGGTACTAcatcttcatcttcttcttgGGGCAGCTGCTGATGGGAGCTGGAACAACGCCGCTGTACACTCTAGGGCCCGCATACATTGACGAAAATGTACACCCAAAGTCGTCACCAGTGTATCTGGCCGTTTTCTTCTCCTTGACCTTGCTGGGACCTGGGCTTGGGTTCATTAGCGGTGGCTCTTTGTTGAATATCTACATTGATATCACACGA CCTGAAGGATCCAATCTCGCTCCGAATGACCCGCAGTGGATCGGAGCATGGTGGCTAGGTTACGTAGCAGGCGGCAGTATTCTTGTCATTATCTCTGGACTTCTGTTGGGGTTTCCAAGGGAGCTACCTGGGGCAAAGCGCATACGCGAAGAGGCCCAGAAAGAGGGAGTACTACCCAAGAAAGACGAAAAGATTAAAGGCAGTGTAAAGGATATTCTTCCTGCTActcttcagttgttgaaaaaaccggtgtttattttcaacactCTGGCAGTTAGTTCTGGTTCTTTATTTGGTGCTGGAATAGCTTCTTTCCTGGCAAAAATCCTTCAGCTTAAATTTGGAATCAGCCCATTTATCACTGGAGTTGTAATAGGAACGATCCTTGTGCCAGGAACTGTAG GTGGTGTGCTCGTTGGGGGATTTCTCGTGCGCAGATTTGACTTAAAGAGATCGCTTAAAATGGCTGCTAGGTTCTGTGTCATTGCTTCGTTTTTCACTCTAGCTGGCTCAGGTGCTTGGTTCGTCCCCGGATGTGGAGTTCCCGATTTAGTGGGAGTGACAGTTCCTCACAAGGGCAG TTCGGCTCTTCAGGGCAGCAAAGTGACTCTTTCGTGCAATGTCAACTGTAGCTGTTCACAAGCCAGTATAAACCCGGTATGCGGGGAAGATAACCTTTCTTATCTATCACCCTGCCATGCTGGATGCAGGAACTTCACAAGTGAACAA ACGTTTGCGAATTGCGGTTGCATTTCTTCACAAGGCAACTCAAGCACACGCTCGGCCGTGAAAGGGTACTGTACAAAGAGGTCTGGATGCAAGACCTACCTCGCGTTCATTCTTCTCCTGGTTGTGGTTCTGTTTTCTGTGTTCATTACAGCTATAGCTAACAAGACAGTGGTTTTAAG GTGTGTTGCGTACAACCAAAGAGCATACGCCCTGGGGGTCCAGTTCATAATACAGCGTTCGATTGGCTTTTTGCCTGGTCCTTTAATGTTTGGTGCCATATTTGATAGCACGTGCATGCTGTGGGGGCAGAGCTGCGGAAGAAGGGGCAACTGTCTCTTCAATGACATGGAAGTGTTAACAGACAGGCTTGGTTACACGGCTATTGGTTTCACAG AGACCATCCAGGAGGAAGAAAGAAGTAAACACAAACAAAGCTTCAAGGATGAAGAAGAGGGACTGAAAGAGAATGATGCGGAAGAAAAGCATGTTGAATCTGTTATGTAA